GGATGCGGACGGGCGCGGCAACGCGTGCGACGCGTGCGCCGCGGCCAACCCGGGCGCTCGGCCCTGCCCGGTGGGCATCTATGACGTGAAGAAGCCGGTGAATGGCACGCACCTGCTGGTGAACGAGCCGGTGTCCCTGGCGGACGTGCTGGTGACGGCGGTGGGCACCAACGGCTTCTTCATCCAGGCGCACCCCTCCGAGGGCGCGCGCTACCAGGGCCCGGACTACTCGGGCATGTTCGTCTTCACCAGCTCCAAGCCCACGGTGGCGGCGGGAGACCGCATCACCATCACCGCCGCGACGGTGGCGGACTTCTTCGGGCAGATCGAGCTCACGGACGCCTCCATCACGAAGAACTCCAGCGGCCACCCGCTGCCGGTGCCGGTGACGGTGAGCCCGGGGGATGTGCGCACCGCGGGCCCGCGCGCCGCGGCGCTGGAGGGCGTGCTGGTGGAGCTCAACAACGTCTACGTGACGAAGCACGAGCCCACGGTGGGCGCGGGCGACCGGGCGCCCACCAACGAGTTCGTCGTGGACACCACGGCGGGCACGGACGGGGAGACGGTGGGTCTGCGGGTGAATGACTACTTCTACCTGTCCTCGCCGCTGCCGGCGGTGGGCACGAAGTTCCGCGTGGTGCGCGGCGTGCTGGACTTCCGCAACGGCAACTCCAAGCTGGAGCCGCGCGGGACGCAGGACTTCGTGGCGCCGCCTCCGGCGCTCACGGCGTTCGGCCCCTCCGGCCAGTACGTGCGCGTGGGGCAGATGGGGACGGATGCCTTCCCGAGGGCGCTCACGGTGACGATGGGCGGCACCTACTTCGAGGATGTGGTGGTGACGCTCGAGTCCAGCTCGGGCGCGCTGCGCGCGGGCACCAACGGCACCGTCACCATCCCCGCCGGGCAGACCTCGGCGGTGGTTCCCCTGCAGGCGCTGGCCCAGGCGGCCAGCGTCACCCTCACGGCGCGGGTGGATGACTCCTCGCGGACGACGACGGTGCGCGTGCTGGGCGAGATGGAGCAGCCCACGGTGGTGGCGCTGACGCCGAGCTCCGCCGTGACGACGGCGGGCGGGCAGGTACGCTTCTCCGTTCAGCTGGACATCCCTGCTCCCGCGGGGACCACGCTGGACATCACGGCGGGGCCTGCGGGCTTCGGCACCGTCACGCCCGCCTCGCTGAGCATCCCGCTCAACAGCATGGAGGGCGTGTTCCGCTTCACCGCGGACGCGGCCCCGGCCGCCATGCAGGGCACGGTGACGGCGGCGCTGGGGACCGCCAGCAGCGCGAGCGCCACGGTGAGCATCGCCGCAGCGGTTCCCAAGCTGGCGAGCCTCACGCCCAGCACGGCGGTGCTGGTGGAGCCGAACGCCACCCAGACGTTCACCGTCACGTTGGACTCGGCGGCGCTGTACGATACGCCCGTGGAGCTGTCGGCGACGCCCGACACCGCGGGGGACACGTACGGCACGGTGCCGGCGGTGGTGGTGGTGCGCACGGGGCAGAGCTCGGCCACCTTCACCTTCACGGCGGGCAACCAGCCGAACGTGAACGGCATGGTGAAGGCCATGCTGGACGGCGTGGAGTTCTCCACGCAGGTGCAGGTGGGGGCGACGCTGCCTCGCCTGGCGAGCCTCACGCCCGCCACCCCCACCATCCCCTCCGGCGGAACGCAGACCTTCACGGTGACGCTGGATCGGCAGGCCTTGGGGAACACCGCCGTGACGCTCGCGCTCACGCCGGAGACGGGGGCGGGCTCGGTGCCCGCATCCGTCACGGTGCCCGCGGGCGCGACGTCGGCCACGTTCACCTTCACCGCCGCGGAGGCTCCCTCGGTCACGGCGGCGACGCTGACGGCCAACCTGAACGGCGTGACGCTCACCTCCAACCTGAAGATCATCGTCTCGGTGGCGGGCCTCGTCATCAATGAGGTGGACTACGACCAGACGGTGAATCCGGACTCGACGGAGTTCGTGGAGATTCTCAACACCTCCTCCAAGACGCTCCCGCTCTCCGGGCTGGTGCTGGTCTTCGTCAACGGCGCGTCGACGTCGCTGAAGGAGTACCGTCGCGTGGACCTCGGAGCCGCTGGCGAGCTGGCGCCGGGACAGTACCTGCTCGTGAGTGTCCCGCTGGTGCTCGACACGGTGTCGAACACGAACGTGAAGGAGCTGCGGCTCGACAACAGCCAGGACAGCGCGCCGAGAGATCTCATCCAGAACGGCCCGCCGGACGCGGTGGCCATCTACAACACGGGGACGGACAGCCTGGTGGACTCGCTCTCGTACGAGGGGGCGGTGTCCAACGCGATCCTCAATGGCACGACGACGACGTTCAACCTCCAGGAGGGGGCGGCGTCGGCGAGCTCCTTCGCGGACGCAGCGGACGGCTCGCTGTCGCGCCAGCCCAACGGCACGGACACCAACGACAACGTGGCGGACTTCAAGTTCACGAAGACTTCCACTCCGGGCGCCGAGAACGTCCACACGCCCTGAGCGGGCATCCGCCGTACCTCCCGGCGCTCCCAGCCGTCACAGGGGGCGCCGGGAGCAGTCCCGCCGTCACCCGCCGAGCCAGCACGGCTCGGCCTGGCGGGCCGCTACTCCTTCGGCGGCCGGAAGCCGTTGACCAGCAGGGTGTCCAGCGCGGCCAGCACCGGATCGTACGTCACCGTGGCGCGGAACAGGTTCTGGTGCACCAGCACGCCGATGTACGCGCCCATCATCCCGTGCGCCGTCTGCACCGGATCGATGTCCGCGCGGAACTCCTGCTTCTTCTGCCCGTAGCGGATGATGCCCGCCAGCACCTGGACGTAGACGGACAGCTTCTCGCGGAGGGCCTCGGCCACGCGCTCGTTGGACTCGGCGGACTCGGCCGCCACCATGCCGAAGAAGATGCCGTACTCGCGGTGGTAGCGCAGGAACTGCCCGGTGCGGTTCATGAACGACACCAGCTGCTCGCGCGCGCTCAGCTTGCGGTGCTCGGACAGCAGATCCACGAACTCGTTGAGGTAGCGCTGGTGCAGCTCGTCGATGGCCGCCAGCAGCAGATCCTCCTTGGTGGGGAAGTGCCAGTACAGCGCTCCGGGCGTCATCCGGATGGCCTTGGCCAGCTCCGCCATCGTCGTCGCCAGGAAGCCGCGCCGGGCGAACAGCGTGATGGCCGCCTCGAGGATCTCGACCCGGGTGCGTGCTGCGCGCTCCTGTTTGATCTCCCGCTTCGCCGGTTCCTTGCCCATGTGAGGGCCATCCTACCTACCTCATGAGAGCAGTGTCACATGGACAATCTCCGGGGGGGCGGCGATGCGCACCGGAGGCCCCCAGAAGCCCGTGCCCCGGCTCACATACAGGTGGCGCCCGTTCTCCTCGAAGTGTCCAGCGTCGTACTCCCAGATGGCGGCCACGGCCAGGTTGAATGGAAAGAACTGGCCCCCGTGCGTGTGTCCGGACAGCTGCAGGCCGATGCCCGCCTTTGACGCTTCGCGCCAGTTGGCCG
The window above is part of the Hyalangium gracile genome. Proteins encoded here:
- a CDS encoding amidohydrolase family protein: MRQATRLFLAVLATGLLALTGCSGDDKSVCGDGQKEGSEQCDDGNTAEGDGCSSTCTEETTTEACGNGVRDIDEACDDGNGQGGDGCENDCTVTPRPITQCATLPPLSSGATCEVTRPGTNGARLFQGVVLKDSGVLNGGQVLVDGNGVIQCSACDCSTATGASEATVVSCPQGVISPGLINTHDHITFQGAPKPRTAERYEHRHDWREGNDGHTKLTNPSTSGNNPILWGELRQVLAGTTSVAGSGGQPGLLRNLDKDSVTTSGGNQAGLDEPALLYQTFPLGDSGGKELTNSCDYPASAIDSPSVIPRHSAYFPHIGEGIEESARNEFRCTSTTANGGKDLFQRQTAIIHGISVTAEEIGHMATRGTDLIWSPRSNVSLYGDTAMVTAYKQMGVTIALGTDWVASGSMNVLRELQCADYLNSTFYSRSFTDEELWRMVTASAADITDTHEKLGRLEPGKVADLAIFRLRTFAASPYRAVITANPEDVVLTMRGGRPLYGDQSLVATLGQGGCESLDVCGAQRVVCINDDIKQTYAALSTTNKDLYPLFFCGQAPRDEPTCVPQRNSTNASFPASVNKSTAYSGARAESDKDGDGVADGEDNCPILFNPIRPMDNGAQADTDKDGVGDACDVCPLAANSTTCVRPPAEDEDGDGIKDWQDNCPYVANADQADADADGRGNACDACAAANPGARPCPVGIYDVKKPVNGTHLLVNEPVSLADVLVTAVGTNGFFIQAHPSEGARYQGPDYSGMFVFTSSKPTVAAGDRITITAATVADFFGQIELTDASITKNSSGHPLPVPVTVSPGDVRTAGPRAAALEGVLVELNNVYVTKHEPTVGAGDRAPTNEFVVDTTAGTDGETVGLRVNDYFYLSSPLPAVGTKFRVVRGVLDFRNGNSKLEPRGTQDFVAPPPALTAFGPSGQYVRVGQMGTDAFPRALTVTMGGTYFEDVVVTLESSSGALRAGTNGTVTIPAGQTSAVVPLQALAQAASVTLTARVDDSSRTTTVRVLGEMEQPTVVALTPSSAVTTAGGQVRFSVQLDIPAPAGTTLDITAGPAGFGTVTPASLSIPLNSMEGVFRFTADAAPAAMQGTVTAALGTASSASATVSIAAAVPKLASLTPSTAVLVEPNATQTFTVTLDSAALYDTPVELSATPDTAGDTYGTVPAVVVVRTGQSSATFTFTAGNQPNVNGMVKAMLDGVEFSTQVQVGATLPRLASLTPATPTIPSGGTQTFTVTLDRQALGNTAVTLALTPETGAGSVPASVTVPAGATSATFTFTAAEAPSVTAATLTANLNGVTLTSNLKIIVSVAGLVINEVDYDQTVNPDSTEFVEILNTSSKTLPLSGLVLVFVNGASTSLKEYRRVDLGAAGELAPGQYLLVSVPLVLDTVSNTNVKELRLDNSQDSAPRDLIQNGPPDAVAIYNTGTDSLVDSLSYEGAVSNAILNGTTTTFNLQEGAASASSFADAADGSLSRQPNGTDTNDNVADFKFTKTSTPGAENVHTP
- a CDS encoding TetR/AcrR family transcriptional regulator, producing MGKEPAKREIKQERAARTRVEILEAAITLFARRGFLATTMAELAKAIRMTPGALYWHFPTKEDLLLAAIDELHQRYLNEFVDLLSEHRKLSAREQLVSFMNRTGQFLRYHREYGIFFGMVAAESAESNERVAEALREKLSVYVQVLAGIIRYGQKKQEFRADIDPVQTAHGMMGAYIGVLVHQNLFRATVTYDPVLAALDTLLVNGFRPPKE